In the bacterium genome, CTGATTTGAATATTTCTGCTGCTGCTGAAAAAGCAGAGCTCGACATTGGGGTTATTATGCAACTGCCTGGATAAATCCTTCATACTGCCGGTGTGAAAGGTAATACCCTTTTCATCCGCCCTGTACATCAGCATACCCCTTACATGAGGTACATTGTTCTCAGAAGTTGCCAGGTAGCATGCAGGATTACTGTTGATAAATTCAAGTATTTCTGCCTTGTTCATAGATGCTTTCCTTTCAAGTTTTACA is a window encoding:
- a CDS encoding pyridoxamine 5'-phosphate oxidase family protein, with translation MNKAEILEFINSNPACYLATSENNVPHVRGMLMYRADEKGITFHTGSMKDLSRQLHNNPNVELCFFSSSRNIQIRVSGKAIFIEDEEVKKEIVEHRPFLKPWVEKMGLEILTIFRVVDCIAHTWSFETNFSPKEYIRLSEGE